A single Vulcanisaeta distributa DSM 14429 DNA region contains:
- a CDS encoding 60S ribosomal export protein NMD3: MRKVCALCGRETDILIEGLCPDCYRKTHPLARVKRDVVGIVRCPSCGAILYRGRWVRDPKVIEKLILESIEYMGRVTNASIETLSLRHGLNTAVVKVRGSVHELISDYDEEVQVKVRYSEELCPRCRDMINERERAVVQIRSIIPMSGQLRRLIIDIVRKETIKDERSGFLRVEDVGEGFDIKLSDQGLARTIAYKIHKAVPSKVTESQSVVRGRGDKVVTKLSISVILVPLTRGSVIIYSNRPYYVLSYSQGTFKLMELGNREVINVKLGDIIKGNVAVPSYEARCIENQGLKALEIVIGSDRYVLNDMC; encoded by the coding sequence ATGCGCAAGGTATGTGCGTTGTGTGGTAGGGAGACTGACATACTAATTGAGGGATTATGCCCAGACTGCTATAGGAAGACCCACCCACTTGCCAGGGTGAAGAGGGATGTCGTGGGTATCGTTAGGTGCCCAAGCTGTGGTGCGATACTCTATAGAGGTAGGTGGGTGAGGGATCCAAAGGTCATTGAGAAGTTAATACTTGAATCCATTGAGTACATGGGTAGGGTCACCAATGCCTCTATTGAAACCCTTAGCTTAAGGCATGGGTTAAATACGGCGGTTGTTAAGGTTAGGGGTTCGGTTCATGAACTCATTAGCGACTATGATGAGGAGGTGCAGGTTAAGGTTAGGTATAGCGAGGAGCTGTGCCCGAGGTGTAGGGATATGATTAACGAGAGGGAGAGAGCCGTTGTTCAGATTAGGAGTATCATACCAATGAGTGGTCAATTGAGGCGGTTAATAATCGATATCGTTAGGAAGGAAACAATCAAAGATGAGAGGAGCGGTTTCCTTAGGGTTGAGGACGTGGGGGAGGGCTTCGACATTAAGTTGTCGGATCAGGGTTTGGCAAGGACCATAGCCTATAAGATACATAAGGCCGTGCCTAGTAAAGTAACTGAAAGCCAGAGTGTGGTTAGGGGACGCGGTGATAAGGTGGTTACTAAATTAAGTATTAGTGTTATCCTCGTCCCCCTTACTCGTGGTTCAGTGATCATTTACTCGAATAGGCCTTATTACGTACTCTCTTATTCACAGGGGACGTTTAAGTTAATGGAGTTAGGCAATAGGGAGGTCATTAATGTTAAGTTGGGTGATATTATCAAGGGCAATGTTGCTGTGCCAAGTTACGAGGCTAGATGCATTGAAAACCAGGGTCTAAAGGCCCTGGAAATCGTGATTGGCAGTGATAGGTACGTACTTAATGATATGTGCTGA
- a CDS encoding S1C family serine protease yields the protein MSKDVESRIIDIVNEMKSSVVSIITTRLMVDEWLNATPVRGLGTGFFIDNKHVVTANHVVQDATELVVVTPDGDEYEGELLGRDPEFDAALIRVEGARSVKSVKLGDSDKLKVGQMVIAIGYPLGLLGEPTVTLGVISAIGRSIRTPMGVLEGLIQTDAAINPGNSGGPLLNLDGEVVGMNTAIIAGAQGIGFAVPINLVKLTIDEILKFGRVVRPRLGIYGVDLSKPMARYFRLPVDRGVLVVGVLPGSPADDAGLRQGDVITAIDDEELSSIVQLKVHLARRFIEGNRVFDLTVVRGRTRYRIKVSI from the coding sequence GTGAGTAAGGACGTAGAATCAAGAATTATAGACATCGTCAATGAGATGAAATCCTCAGTCGTAAGTATAATAACGACTAGGCTCATGGTTGATGAGTGGTTAAATGCGACGCCAGTTAGGGGTCTCGGCACGGGCTTCTTCATCGATAATAAACACGTGGTTACGGCAAACCACGTGGTGCAGGATGCGACGGAGCTCGTCGTGGTAACACCTGACGGTGATGAGTATGAAGGTGAATTACTAGGTAGAGATCCTGAATTTGACGCTGCGTTAATTAGGGTTGAGGGTGCCCGCTCAGTTAAGTCCGTCAAACTTGGCGATTCCGATAAACTTAAGGTGGGGCAGATGGTAATAGCGATAGGATATCCGCTGGGCCTTCTCGGTGAGCCAACAGTAACTTTAGGCGTTATTTCGGCAATTGGTAGGAGCATAAGGACACCCATGGGCGTTCTTGAGGGCTTGATACAGACAGACGCAGCTATTAATCCAGGTAACTCAGGAGGTCCCTTGCTTAATCTCGATGGTGAGGTTGTTGGCATGAACACCGCAATAATAGCTGGTGCCCAGGGGATTGGGTTTGCCGTTCCGATAAACCTGGTTAAGTTAACTATTGATGAAATACTAAAGTTCGGTAGGGTTGTTAGGCCTAGGTTAGGTATATACGGCGTTGACCTCAGCAAACCCATGGCCAGGTACTTTAGGTTGCCCGTGGATAGGGGTGTTCTCGTAGTTGGTGTTTTACCTGGCTCCCCAGCTGATGATGCCGGTCTTAGGCAGGGTGACGTAATCACGGCAATAGATGACGAGGAATTATCAAGTATAGTGCAACTAAAGGTTCACCTGGCCAGGAGGTTTATTGAGGGTAATAGGGTTTTTGATTTAACGGTGGTCAGGGGTAGGACAAGGTATAGGATTAAGGTCAGTATCTAA
- a CDS encoding alkaline phosphatase family protein: protein MSELVLPDYSGMSIQNLANTLLSHFGTTPRGPKLRLDLDLNDRVVLILIDGLSYRDLVSVMGDPLPVSRLYRITSVFPTTTSTVLTTLFTGLSPGQHGVLGPNIYIKEIGTIVNTLSMGPVIGERDGLHKMGYDLKKLFPIKTTIFEELGNMGIRSRVYVPKGLSGGLSRITYAGAEIVEYVTPYDAVINAARFLGEYKVGFVHIYITTVDSAAHKYGPSSEECGAVIRETVDSVIRMAKKYMTNFTVLVTADHGHDEVKNNVKANDVQGLMRLLHVPPYGDARAIYLRLSDRASIDELTALLGRYNVAGRFLSRDEAISMGLFGEVSSDVIDRVGDVIFIPNSGSAFIYLYKPDSEELLTLRGQHGGLTERELYIPLIQL, encoded by the coding sequence ATGAGTGAATTAGTACTGCCTGATTATTCAGGTATGAGTATTCAAAACCTAGCCAACACATTACTATCGCACTTCGGTACAACACCTAGAGGCCCTAAACTAAGGCTTGACCTCGACCTTAACGACCGCGTTGTCTTAATACTAATTGATGGCCTTAGTTACAGGGATTTAGTAAGCGTCATGGGTGACCCATTACCCGTAAGCAGACTATACAGAATAACCTCCGTATTCCCCACAACTACGTCCACGGTATTAACAACACTATTCACAGGCCTAAGCCCTGGCCAACACGGGGTCCTGGGCCCCAACATTTACATTAAGGAGATTGGAACCATAGTTAATACGTTATCGATGGGTCCAGTGATTGGTGAGAGGGATGGACTCCATAAAATGGGCTACGACCTAAAGAAACTCTTTCCTATAAAAACGACGATATTCGAAGAATTGGGCAATATGGGTATAAGGAGTAGGGTGTATGTACCCAAGGGCTTATCAGGTGGCTTATCGAGGATAACATACGCTGGTGCTGAGATTGTTGAGTACGTAACGCCATACGATGCAGTAATAAACGCGGCGAGGTTCCTAGGCGAATATAAGGTTGGTTTTGTGCATATTTACATAACCACCGTCGACTCCGCGGCGCATAAGTACGGGCCGAGCTCCGAGGAATGCGGTGCCGTGATCAGGGAGACCGTGGATTCCGTGATTAGGATGGCGAAGAAGTACATGACTAACTTCACGGTATTAGTAACGGCGGATCACGGGCATGATGAGGTCAAGAACAACGTTAAGGCTAATGATGTACAGGGACTAATGAGGCTACTGCATGTACCACCCTACGGTGATGCAAGGGCCATATACCTCAGGCTTAGTGATAGGGCGAGTATTGATGAGTTAACCGCATTACTTGGTAGGTACAACGTGGCTGGGCGCTTCCTTAGTAGGGATGAGGCAATAAGCATGGGCTTGTTCGGTGAAGTGTCAAGTGATGTAATTGATAGGGTTGGTGACGTAATATTCATACCGAACAGCGGCTCAGCCTTTATCTACCTGTATAAGCCGGATAGCGAGGAGTTGCTAACCCTCAGGGGTCAGCATGGAGGCTTGACCGAGAGGGAATTATACATACCCCTGATTCAATTATAG
- a CDS encoding signal recognition particle protein Srp54, protein MAPNPLIEAFTNLVNRIRGLSYIDEATLKEVLREIQRILLRADVSADVVLSITKTIEERFRQEKPPQGITSKEFLLYLLYQELVKALGGEEAPNVNVSKRPYKLMLIGVEGSGKTTSAAKLARFYIKRNLRVGLIETDTYRPGAYHQLKQLAERVNALFYGEENSKDPIAILRHGLEYMQRNRVDLIIIDTAGRHRNEEELLKEAKAIYDEAKPDEVMLVIDATVGRQAAAQTEAFMKYVPIHSVFLTKMDSTAKAGGALTSVIRSGARIKFIGVGEDIDEIEVFDANKYVSRLLGMGDLEALIEKIRAIEEESKIMEEIEEGKINLLTIKKQIDSIMKLGPLSKILELLPTSMLPMQYRAVMLDEEKMSNAQEMLRRWRHILDSMTKEELLNPDIINASRIRRIAKGAGVTPKDVKELLNYYQLMKRMVNQIKKSRRRLGRLVGE, encoded by the coding sequence GTGGCGCCAAATCCATTAATCGAAGCCTTCACGAACCTGGTTAATAGGATTAGGGGATTAAGCTACATAGATGAGGCGACGCTTAAGGAGGTTTTAAGGGAGATTCAGAGGATACTGCTGAGGGCTGATGTTAGTGCTGATGTTGTCTTATCAATAACAAAGACAATTGAGGAGAGATTCAGACAGGAAAAGCCTCCCCAAGGTATAACAAGTAAGGAGTTCCTACTATACCTCCTATATCAGGAATTAGTTAAGGCGTTGGGAGGTGAGGAGGCGCCTAACGTTAACGTTAGTAAGAGACCGTACAAGTTAATGCTAATTGGTGTTGAGGGTAGCGGTAAAACAACATCAGCGGCCAAGCTGGCTAGGTTCTACATTAAGAGGAATTTGAGGGTTGGGCTTATCGAGACCGACACCTACAGGCCCGGCGCGTATCACCAGCTTAAGCAATTAGCTGAGAGGGTTAACGCCCTATTTTATGGTGAGGAGAATTCTAAGGATCCCATAGCCATATTGAGGCATGGCCTTGAGTATATGCAGAGGAACAGGGTTGATTTAATAATAATTGATACCGCGGGTAGGCATAGGAATGAGGAGGAGCTACTGAAGGAGGCTAAGGCTATTTATGATGAGGCTAAGCCTGACGAGGTAATGCTCGTGATTGATGCCACAGTCGGTAGGCAAGCCGCTGCCCAAACAGAGGCCTTCATGAAGTATGTACCAATACATAGTGTTTTCCTAACGAAGATGGATAGCACTGCGAAGGCTGGTGGTGCATTAACCTCGGTTATAAGGAGTGGTGCGAGGATTAAGTTCATTGGTGTTGGTGAGGATATTGATGAGATCGAGGTTTTTGATGCCAATAAGTACGTATCGAGATTACTGGGCATGGGCGACCTTGAGGCATTGATTGAGAAGATAAGGGCCATTGAGGAGGAGAGCAAGATCATGGAGGAGATTGAGGAGGGTAAGATAAACCTACTAACCATTAAGAAGCAGATTGACTCAATAATGAAGCTTGGACCCCTCAGTAAGATCTTGGAATTATTGCCAACGAGCATGTTACCAATGCAGTATAGGGCCGTGATGCTTGATGAGGAGAAGATGAGTAATGCCCAGGAAATGCTCAGGAGGTGGAGACACATACTTGATTCAATGACTAAGGAGGAGTTACTGAACCCAGACATAATTAATGCGTCGAGAATCCGTAGGATAGCCAAGGGCGCTGGTGTAACGCCGAAGGATGTTAAGGAACTACTGAATTATTACCAACTGATGAAGAGGATGGTTAACCAGATAAAGAAGTCACGCAGAAGGTTGGGCAGGTTAGTTGGTGAGTAA
- a CDS encoding ATPase domain-containing protein, which translates to MKRQATSDSDTYSNYYNYYGNYQTGNYYNDTMTYYQYSYNTQTIQYPQDQYPYYYYYYEDKALTGINYLDAYILSGGFKRGEVYLIAGEAGTGKTIFSLTFLRTGAELGEVGMYVTVDEPSEDVKRGVRDALGWDLDSYERSGKLIMADFRTYFRIYARDEKITLDPRDLAKMIIEQVKKYDVKRLVIDPIAPLIIMSHQDVIWIREYLRELVFQLKRLKDVTTIMTSEIPTGEENKLSRFGVEEYLASGVIMLSLREISMANSNFGCLARIMFIRKMRWMPIRPIKLIYEIGPGGIYVIGPLNDENTLNYYRSYYCGQQYPQGYYYYPQQYYTSQYYETQQYPQ; encoded by the coding sequence ATGAAGAGACAAGCAACTTCAGATTCGGATACTTATTCGAATTACTATAATTACTATGGAAATTATCAAACAGGTAATTATTATAATGATACAATGACCTATTACCAATATTCATATAATACACAGACCATTCAGTATCCGCAGGATCAATACCCATATTACTATTACTATTATGAGGATAAGGCATTGACCGGTATTAACTACTTAGACGCTTACATACTTAGTGGCGGATTTAAGAGGGGCGAGGTTTACCTAATAGCCGGTGAGGCTGGTACTGGAAAGACGATATTTAGCTTGACATTCCTAAGGACGGGTGCTGAGCTTGGTGAGGTGGGTATGTACGTGACCGTTGATGAACCGTCCGAGGATGTCAAGAGGGGTGTCCGTGATGCCCTAGGTTGGGATCTTGATTCTTACGAGAGAAGCGGTAAGCTAATAATGGCCGATTTTAGGACCTACTTCAGGATCTATGCACGTGATGAGAAGATAACCCTTGACCCGAGGGATCTTGCTAAGATGATTATCGAGCAGGTTAAGAAGTATGATGTTAAGAGGCTCGTTATCGACCCAATCGCACCATTAATAATAATGAGCCACCAAGACGTTATCTGGATTAGGGAGTACCTAAGGGAGTTAGTGTTTCAGCTTAAGCGGCTTAAGGATGTAACCACGATAATGACCTCGGAAATACCCACGGGTGAAGAGAATAAGCTTAGTAGGTTTGGCGTCGAGGAGTACCTAGCTAGTGGCGTGATTATGCTATCCCTTAGGGAGATATCAATGGCTAATAGTAACTTTGGGTGTTTGGCTAGGATAATGTTCATTAGGAAAATGAGGTGGATGCCCATTAGGCCGATAAAGCTCATATACGAGATAGGGCCAGGTGGTATCTATGTAATAGGTCCATTAAATGATGAGAACACCCTCAATTATTATAGGAGTTACTATTGTGGGCAGCAATACCCGCAGGGTTATTATTACTACCCGCAGCAGTATTACACGTCTCAGTACTACGAAACACAGCAATATCCGCAATAA
- a CDS encoding PINc/VapC family ATPase, with the protein MQVSNIYIPDTSVFLDGSLKEAILRGNIRGRLLIHTEIIRKFESEARAGGALGWLGIRELNYIMDSINKLGLEDIRVEYVSVLPKSIPRPDQHSVDEIVRELARELGATLVTSDEMNFEISRAMGIETLFIGQHKDKLEIERFFDNDTMSVHLKEGSIPYAKKGRPGNWQLVPLSNEPLSREYLERMVRELISASLMANSNTRVEIRRENSLIIQHGEYRIVVALPPVSDGIEITAVKPLIKRRLEEYSLHPKVLDRLGRQAEGILIAGPPGAGKTTFAQALAEYYMSLGKVVKTVESPRDMILPNEITQISKTYASSEEIHDLLLLSRPDFTIFDEMRDTADFQLYIDLRLAGVGMVGVVHATSPIDAIQRFIGRTELGMLPSIIDTVLFMKDGEVQKVYSLELTVKVPEGMSEEDLARPVVVVKDFINDTVEYEIYVFGEEIFVTPIGKARKVSQAVSDKRLISRIVRVLRKYVPPEEISIVRGEDGSVIIQVPDAYIGAVISKGLPKLENIRKKFNVQLKVRPKEH; encoded by the coding sequence ATGCAAGTAAGCAATATTTACATACCCGATACATCGGTGTTCTTGGATGGGAGTTTGAAAGAGGCAATATTGAGGGGTAACATTAGGGGTAGGTTATTGATACATACAGAGATAATTAGGAAGTTCGAGAGTGAGGCTAGGGCTGGTGGTGCATTGGGTTGGCTGGGTATTAGGGAGTTGAATTATATCATGGACTCAATAAATAAGCTTGGCCTTGAGGATATAAGGGTCGAGTACGTGTCGGTGCTCCCAAAGTCAATACCAAGGCCTGACCAGCACTCGGTTGATGAGATAGTCAGGGAGCTGGCGAGGGAGTTGGGCGCAACGCTGGTGACAAGCGATGAGATGAATTTTGAGATTTCAAGAGCCATGGGCATTGAGACGTTGTTCATAGGTCAGCATAAGGATAAGCTGGAGATTGAGAGGTTCTTCGATAATGACACGATGTCAGTTCACCTTAAGGAGGGCTCAATACCCTATGCCAAGAAGGGTAGGCCGGGTAATTGGCAATTGGTGCCGCTTAGTAATGAACCACTTAGTAGGGAGTACCTAGAGAGGATGGTTAGGGAATTGATATCAGCGTCACTAATGGCCAATAGTAATACCAGGGTTGAAATTAGGAGGGAGAACTCACTCATTATTCAGCATGGTGAGTATAGAATAGTCGTTGCATTACCCCCCGTGTCTGACGGGATTGAGATAACCGCCGTCAAGCCATTAATTAAGAGGAGACTTGAGGAGTACTCACTCCATCCTAAGGTTCTCGATAGACTGGGTAGACAGGCTGAGGGAATATTAATAGCAGGTCCACCAGGTGCTGGTAAAACGACCTTTGCCCAAGCATTGGCTGAGTACTACATGAGCCTCGGTAAGGTCGTTAAGACCGTGGAGTCACCAAGGGATATGATACTACCCAATGAGATAACGCAGATATCGAAGACCTACGCATCGTCTGAGGAAATACATGATTTACTGTTACTATCTAGGCCTGACTTCACAATATTTGATGAGATGAGGGATACCGCGGACTTCCAGTTATACATAGACCTTAGACTGGCTGGTGTTGGCATGGTTGGTGTCGTGCATGCAACGAGTCCCATAGACGCGATCCAGAGGTTCATAGGTAGGACGGAGCTTGGTATGCTTCCGTCAATAATAGACACGGTCCTCTTCATGAAGGATGGAGAGGTTCAGAAGGTGTATAGTCTCGAGCTCACCGTTAAGGTTCCCGAGGGCATGAGCGAGGAGGACTTGGCTAGGCCGGTCGTTGTTGTTAAGGACTTCATAAATGACACTGTTGAGTATGAGATCTACGTATTTGGTGAGGAGATCTTTGTAACGCCTATAGGTAAGGCACGTAAGGTTAGTCAGGCCGTTAGTGATAAGAGGTTGATTAGTAGGATTGTGAGGGTTTTGAGGAAGTACGTACCCCCTGAGGAGATATCAATTGTTAGGGGTGAGGATGGCTCAGTGATTATTCAGGTACCTGATGCGTACATAGGCGCCGTTATTTCTAAGGGTTTACCTAAGCTTGAGAACATCAGGAAGAAGTTTAATGTTCAACTTAAGGTAAGGCCGAAGGAACATTAA
- the mvk gene encoding mevalonate kinase — protein sequence MVTVRAPGKVILYGEHAVVYGEPALAMAINKYVYVTARARSDGKININARDLRLAGISVTISENGDIIARTDYGAVISALSYVKRAVELAMGYVDKKVGIDLEIRSEMPVGAGLGTSAAVAVATIYAYIKELGYDIDKRELARLAWQVEKDVQGSASPTDTTMATFGGIMFVKPEGNNAVMEPVRPGTNVPLIIGYVPRVSTTKDLVAMVRRKYETMRDVIEPIIRSIGLITRKGREALERGDLELMGVLMNINHGLLDALGVSTRQLNEMVYAARNAGALGSKLTGAGGGGCMIALSDKVEVEKAIELTGGSVLKAVLDINGVVVVSND from the coding sequence GTGGTTACTGTAAGGGCGCCCGGTAAGGTGATACTTTATGGAGAGCATGCTGTCGTTTATGGCGAGCCAGCCCTGGCAATGGCTATTAATAAGTACGTCTATGTCACGGCAAGGGCTAGGAGCGATGGTAAAATCAATATAAATGCGAGGGATTTAAGATTGGCGGGCATCTCTGTAACGATTAGTGAGAACGGTGATATAATTGCCAGGACGGATTATGGTGCGGTTATCTCCGCGTTAAGCTATGTTAAGAGGGCTGTTGAATTAGCCATGGGATATGTCGATAAGAAGGTCGGTATTGACCTGGAGATACGGTCAGAAATGCCCGTTGGTGCTGGGTTAGGCACGTCAGCCGCCGTGGCCGTCGCAACGATATACGCATACATAAAGGAGTTGGGCTACGACATTGATAAGCGCGAACTAGCGCGCCTTGCGTGGCAGGTCGAGAAGGATGTTCAGGGTTCTGCAAGTCCCACGGATACCACAATGGCTACGTTTGGCGGCATAATGTTTGTGAAGCCTGAGGGTAATAATGCGGTGATGGAGCCCGTGAGGCCTGGGACCAATGTCCCATTGATAATTGGGTATGTGCCTAGGGTGAGCACGACAAAGGACTTAGTCGCTATGGTTAGGAGGAAGTATGAGACAATGAGGGATGTGATAGAGCCAATAATAAGGTCAATAGGGCTAATCACTAGGAAGGGTAGGGAGGCCCTAGAAAGGGGTGACCTGGAGTTGATGGGTGTTTTAATGAATATTAACCATGGATTACTCGATGCCCTCGGAGTATCAACTCGGCAGTTAAATGAAATGGTTTACGCAGCCAGGAACGCTGGTGCCCTCGGCTCAAAGTTAACGGGTGCCGGTGGGGGTGGATGCATGATAGCGCTATCTGATAAGGTTGAGGTTGAGAAGGCCATTGAGCTTACGGGTGGTTCGGTGTTAAAGGCTGTGTTGGATATTAATGGTGTTGTCGTTGTAAGCAACGATTAA
- a CDS encoding MFS transporter, giving the protein MHDVRRNIKYYVTGNVGILLLTWFLYAIGNAMTMPYLSIYLKMLGANAIDIGLTYSISMIVQLIAIIPGGYLTDTLGRRSSIVIGTWLITVMSFLMVIAPNWQLLAVFYALNMAASFYQPALLAILMDSLPQERYASGILVTSILPQIPWLVLPPVSGFLINKYGLFGIRLAYLISSIISVAVAIIRQFTIKETLGNRIGKVTFRELLRSYNQLISIVNLPGDLLMIYVSALMISIAIMPINTLLPIYVIYKLGLNTVYWGYLVSISYAAYIMIGIFLTFYVDRYRSRLFALGTIISAVGSVIGLVENTYSVVGYLLMLQVGAQLVITAIQSELGGRIGINRRGHGMSLLIVFQLIGQTIGSYLTGEFYRINTESLFLIPLVLSLSLMIIYLSAIRHNIGNER; this is encoded by the coding sequence TTGCATGATGTAAGAAGGAACATTAAGTATTACGTAACGGGTAACGTGGGAATACTGCTACTTACCTGGTTCCTTTATGCAATCGGTAATGCCATGACGATGCCCTACCTCTCAATTTACCTAAAGATGCTTGGCGCCAACGCCATAGACATAGGCCTAACCTACTCAATCTCAATGATTGTGCAGTTAATTGCGATAATCCCAGGAGGATACTTAACGGATACCTTAGGTCGCAGATCATCAATTGTCATAGGGACTTGGCTAATAACGGTAATGTCATTCCTAATGGTCATAGCGCCCAATTGGCAATTACTCGCGGTATTCTACGCACTAAACATGGCTGCATCCTTCTACCAACCTGCACTACTTGCGATTCTAATGGACTCCCTGCCCCAGGAAAGATACGCCAGTGGAATTTTAGTAACGTCAATACTACCCCAAATACCTTGGTTGGTTTTACCACCTGTCAGCGGCTTTTTAATTAATAAGTACGGTCTATTCGGCATTAGACTTGCGTATTTAATCTCCTCGATAATCTCCGTAGCTGTTGCAATAATTAGGCAATTCACAATTAAGGAGACCCTGGGAAATAGAATTGGCAAAGTAACCTTTAGGGAACTCCTACGCTCATACAATCAATTAATTAGCATTGTCAACTTACCTGGTGATTTATTAATGATTTATGTATCGGCATTAATGATATCAATTGCCATAATGCCCATAAATACGTTATTACCCATATACGTAATCTACAAATTAGGGCTTAACACAGTCTATTGGGGCTACCTGGTATCAATTTCATACGCTGCCTACATCATGATAGGGATATTCCTAACCTTCTACGTTGATAGGTATAGGAGCAGGTTGTTCGCCTTAGGTACGATAATTAGTGCAGTGGGTAGTGTGATAGGGTTAGTTGAAAATACATACTCAGTCGTGGGTTACCTACTCATGCTTCAGGTTGGTGCCCAATTAGTCATTACGGCAATACAGAGTGAGTTGGGCGGTAGAATTGGAATTAATAGGAGGGGCCATGGAATGAGCCTATTAATAGTGTTTCAGTTAATTGGGCAAACAATTGGAAGTTACCTAACTGGTGAGTTTTACAGAATTAACACGGAGTCTCTATTTCTAATACCGTTGGTCCTTTCGTTGAGTTTAATGATAATTTATTTAAGTGCGATTCGCCATAATATTGGTAATGAGCGATGA
- a CDS encoding 4Fe-4S ferredoxin: protein MHDVKGSIMRIVDALRNSFNDIVITGSYLMNKVFNVKMSPEDAINEAEVLTSMFRDVAVLIDDVGFLNSLGSLSTARVRGSLVVFVYDIHDIRPFCGLIGLPCLEPWDQGSLVRAIKESRDYGESFELPYIVRLGPWLSVGEGVNGVGIRHREATFNKNWGEPMRWGPSRLLGSFRKELPEEVRVRSRDNITIIGKGDGVLISGSAWSFIKEHIDKIGNYSMILPLYINPLPKDSISIKYVVDTGDYLMKEVGVERLMADDVSKWYNDLINDAIKQLFFREPGDPLMLIEWLFSKYWRQGEVPIMVIDPSYMHVINTEGLTPSYDMLPTFFEPRSFDQVIDFVTNSLMAVLASLKTNYGYGRLIAIVNPCSLLGREELIREIVNTNGNYLIIIPLTEDECSDAIGILSKVNANYKVVNYDPSNPLGSLQDILSIVNSRGIAVMHISKSSLGKYVFSIIDEYCDNCGDCLRINCPAIQLGKKPVIDAKACVGCGICQLVCLRGAVTRVKVS, encoded by the coding sequence GTGCATGATGTAAAAGGCAGTATTATGAGGATTGTGGACGCATTAAGGAATTCGTTTAACGACATAGTCATAACAGGCTCCTACTTAATGAATAAAGTATTTAATGTAAAGATGAGCCCCGAGGATGCGATTAATGAGGCCGAGGTCCTCACAAGCATGTTTAGGGATGTCGCAGTGTTAATTGATGATGTTGGCTTCCTAAATTCCCTAGGTTCCTTAAGCACCGCTAGAGTTAGGGGCTCACTTGTGGTATTTGTCTACGACATTCACGACATAAGACCATTTTGCGGATTAATAGGCCTGCCATGCTTGGAACCCTGGGATCAAGGGAGCCTAGTTAGGGCTATTAAGGAAAGCCGCGATTATGGCGAATCCTTTGAGCTACCATACATAGTGAGGTTAGGACCTTGGTTAAGTGTAGGCGAGGGCGTTAATGGTGTTGGGATTAGGCATAGGGAGGCCACGTTTAATAAGAATTGGGGTGAACCCATGCGTTGGGGGCCTAGTCGATTATTGGGTAGTTTCCGTAAGGAATTGCCTGAGGAGGTCAGGGTTAGGTCTCGTGATAATATTACCATTATTGGGAAGGGTGATGGTGTACTCATATCCGGCTCTGCGTGGTCGTTCATTAAGGAGCACATTGATAAAATTGGTAATTACTCAATGATACTGCCATTATACATAAATCCACTGCCCAAGGATTCAATTAGTATTAAGTACGTCGTAGATACTGGGGATTACTTAATGAAGGAGGTTGGTGTTGAGAGACTTATGGCTGATGATGTTAGTAAATGGTATAATGATTTAATTAACGATGCCATTAAGCAACTCTTTTTTCGGGAGCCAGGAGATCCATTGATGCTCATTGAATGGCTTTTCTCAAAGTATTGGAGGCAGGGGGAGGTACCGATAATGGTGATTGACCCATCATACATGCACGTAATTAATACGGAGGGGTTAACGCCAAGTTACGACATGCTCCCAACGTTCTTTGAACCAAGAAGCTTTGACCAGGTAATCGATTTTGTGACCAATTCATTAATGGCTGTACTGGCGTCCTTAAAGACCAATTATGGTTATGGCAGGTTAATAGCTATAGTCAATCCATGCTCATTATTGGGTAGGGAGGAGCTAATCCGTGAAATCGTTAATACCAATGGTAATTACCTCATTATAATTCCACTAACTGAGGATGAATGTAGTGACGCCATAGGCATTCTTTCTAAGGTTAATGCTAATTACAAAGTCGTAAATTACGACCCAAGCAATCCCCTAGGCTCATTACAGGATATATTAAGTATTGTTAATTCACGTGGCATTGCCGTAATGCATATTTCGAAAAGTTCCCTGGGTAAATACGTGTTTAGCATCATTGATGAGTATTGCGATAACTGCGGTGATTGTCTACGGATTAACTGCCCCGCAATTCAATTAGGTAAGAAGCCAGTTATTGATGCTAAGGCATGCGTTGGTTGCGGCATTTGTCAGTTAGTATGTTTAAGAGGCGCAGTAACTAGGGTTAAGGTTTCGTGA